The genomic stretch GCGGTCAAGGCACTCCAGGCTGCCGGAGTCACCGACATGCCCATGGCATTCTTTTTCAATGCAGACGAAGAAATCGGCTCACCCCGATCCCGCAATCTCATTGTCGATGAAGCCAAGAAATCCGATTTCTGCTTTGTCATGGAAGGCTCGGGATCAGGTGGCGAAGTGGTCACCGGTCGAAAGGGACGCATTGTGTTCGATCTGACAGTTGAAGGAAAGCCGTCGCACGCCGGACACACTCCGCACCCCAAACCATCGGCCATTGTCGAGATGGCTCAGAAGATCACGCAATTGGAAGCCCTGAACGACATGGACGCCGGCACCTCGCTCAATATCGGCACCATTGAAGGCGGCGTCGGTCCCAATACCGTGGCGGCCAAGGCGACCATCCGCGCTGAAACACGCTTCGTCGATCCGACCGCAGGCGAAAAGGTATGGGAATCCATCAAGGCAATCGCCGAGACATGCAGCCTGGAAGGAACCAGCGGCAGCGTCGCCATTCGCACCCACAGGCCGCCCATGGTCACCAATGACACCATCATGAATCTTTATGCGCTGGTCGAAGAGGCTGGCCGGGACATCGGCATGGAAGTCACCGCGGCATTCCGCGGCGGCGGCTCCGATGCCAACACCGTGTCTGAAGCCGGAGTTCCGGTCCTCGACGGCATGGGACCGGCTGGTGGCAAGTACCACACCCCTGACGAGTTCATGTTGGCAGACAGCATGGTCAAACAGGGCCTGCTCACTGCCGTCAGCATTCTCAAAGCCTACGACAAATATAAAAAGTAGCTTCTAAGTGCCGCTTCCGAAGGTGACCCCTTCAGGAGCGGCACGCTTCTTCTCCGTCACATCTTTTCTGGCAGAAGTTCGCTTTCTTCTCTGGTCAGGGAACAAGAAAGTTGCCCGATCCTGCGCCACCTGCTATCAGGTTCAGATATGAACACGATTCAATCCATCAATAGTTTCCTCAGTGATCGCGGCTGGCTACATATCACTGACCCGGAAGAGGAGATTCGCTTTCTTGCTGCTGGGGAGTACAACGCCAATTACCTGATCACCATCAATGAAATATATGGGCAGGCGCAGCACGTCTTTCGCATCAATCACGGCAGCCAGCTCGGACTGGATCGTCAGATTGAATATGAATATGCGGTGCTCCACGCGCTATCGCGCTCCGGCGTGACTCCGCGCCCGTTCTTCTGCGAGCCAGAGCCTGGATATGATGAACTGGGCCACGGGGTGTTGCTCATGGAATATCTCCCCGGCGTGCCGCTCGATTACAAAAAGGATTGGCAGGAAGCCGCATCCATCTTTGCCAAGGTCCACGCCCAGCCGGTCAATGATGCTCTGATAGTCCAGGCCAATCCGGTCCTTGAGATCGCCCGGGAGAGCGAAGGGTTGATTCGTCGCTTTGATGATCATCCTTTGCAAGAGCAAAGGGACATGCTCCTCTCCTATCTGGATAGGATCATGGACCTCGCGGACAAGGCCGCCCCGCTTTTTGAGGATGATCCTATGGTCATCGTCAACACCGAGGTCAACTCGCACAATTTCATTATTTCGGAAGACGATGATTCCAAACAGGGATGGCTCGTGGACTGGGAAAAGGCCGTTGTATCGAGCCGTTTTCAGGACATCGGGCATTTTCTTGTTCCCACCACCACACTCTGGAAAACCGATTTCCGATTCGATGACGAAGGGCGCAAGGCATTTGTCGCCGCCTACCTTGAAGCCGCAGACACCGACATGGACCTCGACACGGCCATGCAATGCGCCGACGTCATGGAAAAAACGATTCTGCTGCGTGCCATGTCATGGTGTTTCATGGCATATTACGAATACACCCAATCCAACAGGATGCTAAAGAACAACGACACCTTTGTGAAAATTCAATACAATATGGATAAAATGGAATGTTTCTTCGGGCAGAAAAGATAAACAAATCCTTCAACGGCTCTCCCATCCTGCATGATATCGACTTCACGGTGGATAAAGGGTCGGTCACGTCATTCATCGGACCGTCCGGTGTCGGCAAGACCACCCTGCTCAAAATGATTGCCGGGTTGGAGTCTCCTGACAGCGGCCATTTTGCCTTTGGCGAACCTCCCAGTCGGGAACATCCGGTCATTTTGGTCTTTCAGGACTATCTGCTTTTCCCGAATCTGACGGTGTTCAACAACGTAGCCTTCGGCCTTCGGGCCAGAAAGATCAAAAAGGCTGAAATTCACTCCCGGGTCATGACCCTGCTGGAGCACTTCCAGTTGGCAGGCAAATCGGATGAATATCCCGCTAGCCTGTCAGCAGGACAACAGCAACGCGTGGCCCTTGCCCGGGCCATGGTCGTCAATCCGGCCATTCTTCTGCTCGATGAACCGTTCGCCAACCTTGACCGCAATCTCAAGATGCGCACAGCCGAGTTCATTCGGGATACGCAACAGGAATTCGGTGTGACCACGATTTGCGTGACCCATGATCAGGATGAGGCGTTTCTGATGTCTGACGATATTGGAGTCATCCTGAACGGCAAGCTGGCGCAATTCGCCTCGGCCCGGGATGTATACGCACATCCGGCATCCTTTGAAGTGGCCGAATTCCTCGGTCCGGTGAACACTCTTACCGAGCCGGATGCTGCTCTGCTGGGTATTCAAATACGGGATGGCGGCTATTTCGTCCGCCCGGAAAACCTGTCCATCCGGCCCGATGACAATGGCAGCGGCATCATCCGCCGGGCCATCTTTGCAGGGCGAACCAACAAATATGAAGTCGATTGGAAAGGAACGCGTCTGACCGTCATCAGCGGGGGGGTCGACATCCGCGAGGGACAGCGCGTGCATATACAGTATCAACCCAAGGAGAAATAGATGATTCGTTTTGCCGTTATGATAGTTTTGCTTCTGACCCTGCTGCCGGGCTGCGCGTCCGAACCGCCAAAACAAAGCGACAAAGCCTTGCTTGAGTCGAGCTGGGAATCAATTACCAGTTCAGCCGAAGGCAGTACCGTACGATTTTACATGTACGGAGGATTCACTCATGTGAACAAGTGGATCGACACGTATGTGGCAGAGGAAGTCAAAAACCGGTACGGCATCGAGCTGGTTCGTGTTCCCATGGACGCAGGCGTCTTCGTCAACAAGCTCCTTACCGAAAAGAGTGCCGAAAAAACCGTTGGTTCCATCGACCTGCTCTGGATCAACGGCGAAAATTTCAAGGCCACCAAAGAGGCCGAGACCCTATTCGGTCCCTATGCAGACAAACTGCCCAACTACCAGAAGTATGTCGACAAAGGACTGGCATCCTTCGATTTCGGCTATCCTACCGAAGGATATGAAACACCATACGGCAAAGCGCAGTTTGTCTTCGAGTACGACACAGCCCGCTCCACTACGCCCCCAAGCAGCCATGCGGATCTGTTGGAGTGGGTCAAGGCCAACCCCGGTCGATTCACGTATCCCCAGCCGCCGGACTTCACCGGTTCCGCCTTCATCCGACAGGTGTTCTATGCCGTAACCAATGGTGCGGATCAGTACCTTTCGGGCTGGAGTCAGGCTAAATTTGATGAGCAGGCACCCAAGTTGTGGGCTTTCCTCAATGAACTCAAGCCGTACCTCTGGCAGGAAGGCAAATCATACCCCAAAAGCTCTGCCGAGATGGATACCCTGTTTGCACGAGGCGAACTGGACATAAACATGTCCTATCATCCCCTGCATGCCCAATCCAAGATACTTGACGGCTCCTACCCCGACACGGTGCGCACCTTTGTGCTGAAAGAAGGGGCCATCTTCAACCTGCACTTCACGGCCATCCCGGCCAATGCACCCAACAAGGCCGGAGCCATGGTTGTCGCCAACTTCCTGATGTCTCCCGAAGCGCAGCTTTCCAAATTCGACCCTGCTAATTGGGGCGACTTTCCTGCCATTGAACTGATGACGCTGCCACCGGAAGAGCGCAAGAAATTCGAAGCCATTGAACTGGGTAAGGCTACCCTTACACCACAGGAACTGAACAAAGTGGCCGTGCCGGAAATCCCGGCGGAATACGTCGAAGCCCTGGAAAAGGGCTGGGAGGAAAATGTCCTCAGATAAACGGACATCTGCGAGCAGTGCGGCAAAGGTCTTCATCAGACTTTTGCCGCTGCTCATTCCCTTTGTTCTGCTTTTTCTGGGAGGGTTGGGCATGGCTGTGG from Pseudodesulfovibrio profundus encodes the following:
- a CDS encoding phosphotransferase family protein — translated: MNTIQSINSFLSDRGWLHITDPEEEIRFLAAGEYNANYLITINEIYGQAQHVFRINHGSQLGLDRQIEYEYAVLHALSRSGVTPRPFFCEPEPGYDELGHGVLLMEYLPGVPLDYKKDWQEAASIFAKVHAQPVNDALIVQANPVLEIARESEGLIRRFDDHPLQEQRDMLLSYLDRIMDLADKAAPLFEDDPMVIVNTEVNSHNFIISEDDDSKQGWLVDWEKAVVSSRFQDIGHFLVPTTTLWKTDFRFDDEGRKAFVAAYLEAADTDMDLDTAMQCADVMEKTILLRAMSWCFMAYYEYTQSNRMLKNNDTFVKIQYNMDKMECFFGQKR
- a CDS encoding ABC transporter ATP-binding protein; the protein is MFLRAEKINKSFNGSPILHDIDFTVDKGSVTSFIGPSGVGKTTLLKMIAGLESPDSGHFAFGEPPSREHPVILVFQDYLLFPNLTVFNNVAFGLRARKIKKAEIHSRVMTLLEHFQLAGKSDEYPASLSAGQQQRVALARAMVVNPAILLLDEPFANLDRNLKMRTAEFIRDTQQEFGVTTICVTHDQDEAFLMSDDIGVILNGKLAQFASARDVYAHPASFEVAEFLGPVNTLTEPDAALLGIQIRDGGYFVRPENLSIRPDDNGSGIIRRAIFAGRTNKYEVDWKGTRLTVISGGVDIREGQRVHIQYQPKEK
- a CDS encoding ABC transporter substrate-binding protein; the encoded protein is MIRFAVMIVLLLTLLPGCASEPPKQSDKALLESSWESITSSAEGSTVRFYMYGGFTHVNKWIDTYVAEEVKNRYGIELVRVPMDAGVFVNKLLTEKSAEKTVGSIDLLWINGENFKATKEAETLFGPYADKLPNYQKYVDKGLASFDFGYPTEGYETPYGKAQFVFEYDTARSTTPPSSHADLLEWVKANPGRFTYPQPPDFTGSAFIRQVFYAVTNGADQYLSGWSQAKFDEQAPKLWAFLNELKPYLWQEGKSYPKSSAEMDTLFARGELDINMSYHPLHAQSKILDGSYPDTVRTFVLKEGAIFNLHFTAIPANAPNKAGAMVVANFLMSPEAQLSKFDPANWGDFPAIELMTLPPEERKKFEAIELGKATLTPQELNKVAVPEIPAEYVEALEKGWEENVLR
- a CDS encoding M20 family metallopeptidase, which produces MIDTIKTYLTEHESEMFALLEQVVNINSHSANPEGVNEVVDVLQDVLADMGFATSRLTTEDTGDNLLAENDARIENNGGPLLVGHMDTVFPPEMGFDTFRHEGNTIYGPGTSDMKAGLVIGIYAVKALQAAGVTDMPMAFFFNADEEIGSPRSRNLIVDEAKKSDFCFVMEGSGSGGEVVTGRKGRIVFDLTVEGKPSHAGHTPHPKPSAIVEMAQKITQLEALNDMDAGTSLNIGTIEGGVGPNTVAAKATIRAETRFVDPTAGEKVWESIKAIAETCSLEGTSGSVAIRTHRPPMVTNDTIMNLYALVEEAGRDIGMEVTAAFRGGGSDANTVSEAGVPVLDGMGPAGGKYHTPDEFMLADSMVKQGLLTAVSILKAYDKYKK